The genomic segment CCAGGGCTACTTCGTGGCCGTGTTCGGGGTGTCGAGCGTCGTCGGCCCGCTGCTCGGTGGCTTCCTCACCGACCAGGCGTCGTGGCGCTGGGTCTTCTATGTGAACGTGCCCGTCGGCGTGGTGGCCCTGCTCGTCACCAGCGTGGTTCTCCCGGCCAACGGCCCCCGGCGGCCGGCGCGCCTCGACGTGCGGGGCGCCGCCCTGCTGAGTGGCGGCGTCACCGCCCTGGTGCTGCTGACGACGTGGGGTGGCACCGAGTACGAATGGGGCTCGCCGGTCATCGTCGCCTTGGGCGTGGCGTCCGCCGTGCTGCTGACGGCCTTCGTGGCCGCCGAACGACGGGCCGAGGAACCGCTGCTCCCCTTGCGCCTGTTTCGCAACCGCACCTTCACGGTGGCGAGCGGCGTCAGCCTGTTCGTCGGCTTCGCCATGTTCGGCACGTTGAGCTTCCTGCCGATGTTCCTGCAGCTTGTGACGAACGCGTCGGCCACGCACTCCGGTCTGCTGTTACTGCCCATGATGGGCGGCCTGCTCCTGGCGTCGACAGTGTCGGGCCAGATCGTCAGCCGAACCGGGCGCTACAAGGCCATCCCCATGGCCGGCACGCTGATCGCCACGGTCGGCATGGTCCTGCTCTCCACGATGGGCGCCGACACCCCGCGGTTCGTGTCGGCTGCCTACATGGCAACGCTGGGGATCGGCATGGGCCTCGTCATGCAGGTGCTCATCGTGGCCACGCAGAACGCCGTCAGCCACCGCGACCTCGGGGTGGGCACGTCGTCGGTGAACTTCTTCCGGTCCATCGGCGGGTCGATGGGGGTTGCCGTCTTCGGCGCCTTGTTCGCCGCCCGCTTCGCCCACGCGCTGCCCACCAACCCACTCGAAGGCCACCTCTCCATCGACGCCGTGAACGCCTTGGCTCCCGCCGTGCGGACCCAGGTGGTGGTGGCGGTCGACAACGCCTTGAGCATGGTGTTCCTGGTGGCGGCGCCGCTGCTGGCCCTCGCCTTCGTGCTCACGACGTTGGTGCGAGAGATCCCGCTGCGTAGTGCTGTCGCCAAGGTGGACCACGAGCGTGAGGTCTCAGCCGCCCTGCCCGTCCCGGAGATGTCGACGCACTGAGTCGCGGCTATCGGCTCAGTGCGTCGAGATCGCAGTTGTGCCACACCAGGAGGTGCACAACTGCGATCTCAGCGACAGAGTCAGGTCGTCAGTCGCCGCCGGAGTGTGACGGCCAGCCACGCCAACGCCAGCATGGCGAAGCCGAGCAGGCCTGCGTTCCCACCGGTGGCCGCCAAGGTGGCGGCGGGCTGTTTCGACACGTTCGACGTCGTCGTGCCGCCGCCTCCACCGCCGCTGCCCGTCGTCTGCGTGACGGCACCCAGGAAGCGCACGTCGCCGCACCGGCACGTGCCGGCGTCGAGCGAGGCTTGGCTGGGCGCACCGGTCAGGGCGGGCAGCGCACCGATCGGGTCACCCGAGCCGTCGACCGGCACGAGCGGGCCCACGGCGACGCGCTGGGCTGTCAGCGACAGGTTCTGCGGCGGCGACGACGGGGCCACCGGGACACCCGCCACCACGCCCGCCAATGTCTCGCAGTTGCCGTTCAGCACCTCCACGTCGTCGACCGCCCAACCACCCGTCGGCGGCTCGGAGTTGGTATCGGTCTTGAGCCGGAACGACACCAGGATGTCGCGCCCGGCGGCGGCTTCGGGCAGGGGCAGTCGGATGGTGTCGGGCAGCGGGAAGCTCGGTGTCTGTGACTCCACGCCCTCGCGGAGCACGATCCACGTGGCGCCGTTGTCGACCGAG from the Acidimicrobiales bacterium genome contains:
- a CDS encoding MDR family MFS transporter, yielding MQPITLDKPLTHRQVLLVFSGLMLGMLLGALDHTILATALPTIVGELGGLDHLSWVVTSYMLATTVSTPLYGKLGDLYGRKRLFQAAIVVFLAGSVLCGLAQTMGQLIAFRAVQGLGAGGLMVLAQAIVADVVAPRERGRYQGYFVAVFGVSSVVGPLLGGFLTDQASWRWVFYVNVPVGVVALLVTSVVLPANGPRRPARLDVRGAALLSGGVTALVLLTTWGGTEYEWGSPVIVALGVASAVLLTAFVAAERRAEEPLLPLRLFRNRTFTVASGVSLFVGFAMFGTLSFLPMFLQLVTNASATHSGLLLLPMMGGLLLASTVSGQIVSRTGRYKAIPMAGTLIATVGMVLLSTMGADTPRFVSAAYMATLGIGMGLVMQVLIVATQNAVSHRDLGVGTSSVNFFRSIGGSMGVAVFGALFAARFAHALPTNPLEGHLSIDAVNALAPAVRTQVVVAVDNALSMVFLVAAPLLALAFVLTTLVREIPLRSAVAKVDHEREVSAALPVPEMSTH